From Lycium ferocissimum isolate CSIRO_LF1 chromosome 12, AGI_CSIRO_Lferr_CH_V1, whole genome shotgun sequence, one genomic window encodes:
- the LOC132040993 gene encoding serine/threonine protein phosphatase 2A 55 kDa regulatory subunit B beta isoform-like isoform X1 has protein sequence MKGGGEVTAGPLEWKFSQVFGERTAGEEVQEVDIISAIEFDRTGDHLATGDRGGRVVLFERTDTKEHGGSQRELERVDYPVGRHPEFRYKTEFQSHEPEFDYLKSLEIEEKINKIRWCQTANGALFLLSTNDKTIKYWKVQEKKVKKISEMNIDYSKAAGNGSVASSSLCSSPKQCLANGGYGDKAYSCLSNDLSFPPEGISSLRLPVVTSNETSLLARCRRVYAHAHDYHINSISNNSDGETFISADDLRINLWNLEISNQSFNIVDVKPTNMEDLTEVITSAEFHPTHCNTLAYSSSKGSVRLIDLRQSALCDSHSKLFEEQEAPGSRSFFTEIIASISDIKFAKDGRYILSRDYMTLKLWDINMDSGPVSTFQVHEYLRPKLCDLYENDSIFDKFECCLSGDGTRVATGSYSNLFRVFGCAAGSTEATTLEASKNPMRRQVQTPSRPSRSLSSSITRVVRRGADSSGVDANGNSFDFTTKLLHLAWHPTENSIACAAANSLYMYYA, from the exons ATGAAAGGTGGTGGAGAAGTTACGGCGGGTCCGTTAGAGTGGAAATTTTCACAGGTTTTTGGTGAACGGACAGCTGGCGAAGAAGTACAGGAAG TTGATATAATCTCAGCCATTGAGTTTGATAGAACTGGTGACCATCTTGCCACTGGGGATCGTGGGGGTAGGGTGGTATTATTTGAAAGGACCGATACCAAGGAG CATGGTGGAAGTCAACGAGAGTTAGAGAGAGTGGACTATCCAGTTGGTCGGCATCCAGAGTTCCGCTACAAGACAGAATTTCAAAGCCACGAGCCTGAG tttgattatttaaagagttTGGAGATTGAGGAGAAAATCAACAAGATCCGGTGGTGTCAAACAGCAAATGGTGCCCTCTTTCTTCTATCTACTAATGACAAAACTATTAAGTATTGGAAG GTCCAAGagaagaaagtaaagaaaataTCTGAAATGAATATTGACTATTCCAAAGCTGCTGGAAATGGCAGTGTAGCCAGTTCGAGTTTATGTTCCAGCCCAAAGCAGTGTCTTGCAAATGGGGGCTATGGAGATAAAGCTTACAGTTGTTTGAGCAATGATTTGTCATTTCCACCTGAAGGGATTTCCTCACTACGTCTGCCTGTG GTGACGAGCAACGAGACCAGCCTTCTTGCAAGGTGTAGAAGAGTGTATGCACATGCTCATGACTACCATATTAATTCTATATCAAATAACAG TGATGGCGAAACGTTCATATCAGCTGATGATCTTCGAATAAACCTTTGGAACTTGGAAATAAGTAATCAAAGTTTCAATATTGTCGATGTCAAGCCAACAAACATGGAAGATCTTACTG AGGTGATAACTTCAGCAGAATTCCATCCTACACATTGTAACACATTAGCTTATAGTAGTTCAAAAGGATCAGTTCGTCTAATAGATTTGCGGCAGTCAGCTTTGTGCGATTCACATTCTAAATT GTTTGAGGAACAGGAAGCACCTGGTTCAAGATCTTTTTTCACTGAGATAATTGCTTCAATTTCAGATATTAAATTTGCGAAGGATGGAAGATACATACTTAGTCGTGACTACATGACCCTTAAG CTATGGGACATAAACATGGATTCTGGTCCAGTTTCAACATTCCAGGTTCATGAATATTTAAGACCAAAG CTTTGTGACTTATACGAGAATGATTCCATCTTTGATAAATTCGAGTGTTGCCTTAGTGGTGATGGTACGCGAGTAGCAACGGGATCTTACAG CAATCTTTTCCGCGTGTTTGGTTGTGCTGCGGGGAGCACTGAAGCAACTACCTTGGAAGCAAGCAAAAACCCTATGAG AAGGCAAGTCCAGACTCCTTCAAGGCCTTCCAGGTCCCTGAGCAGCAGTATAACACGTGTTGTCAGGAGAG GAGCAGATAGTTCAGGTGTTGATGCAAATGGAAACTCATTCGATTTCACAACAAAACTGCTTCATCTGGCATGGCATCCGACTGAAAATTCCATAGCCTGTGCTGCCGCAAACAGCTTGTATATGTATTACGCATAA
- the LOC132040993 gene encoding serine/threonine protein phosphatase 2A 55 kDa regulatory subunit B beta isoform-like isoform X2, producing MKGGGEVTAGPLEWKFSQVFGERTAGEEVQEVDIISAIEFDRTGDHLATGDRGGRVVLFERTDTKEHGGSQRELERVDYPVGRHPEFRYKTEFQSHEPEFDYLKSLEIEEKINKIRWCQTANGALFLLSTNDKTIKYWKVQEKKVKKISEMNIDYSKAAGNGSVASSSLCSSPKQCLANGGYGDKAYSCLSNDLSFPPEGISSLRLPVVTSNETSLLARCRRVYAHAHDYHINSISNNSDGETFISADDLRINLWNLEISNQSFNIVDVKPTNMEDLTEVITSAEFHPTHCNTLAYSSSKGSVRLIDLRQSALCDSHSKLFEEQEAPGSRSFFTEIIASISDIKFAKDGRYILSRDYMTLKLWDINMDSGPVSTFQVHEYLRPKLCDLYENDSIFDKFECCLSGDGTRVATGSYSNLFRVFGCAAGSTEATTLEASKNPMRQVQTPSRPSRSLSSSITRVVRRGADSSGVDANGNSFDFTTKLLHLAWHPTENSIACAAANSLYMYYA from the exons ATGAAAGGTGGTGGAGAAGTTACGGCGGGTCCGTTAGAGTGGAAATTTTCACAGGTTTTTGGTGAACGGACAGCTGGCGAAGAAGTACAGGAAG TTGATATAATCTCAGCCATTGAGTTTGATAGAACTGGTGACCATCTTGCCACTGGGGATCGTGGGGGTAGGGTGGTATTATTTGAAAGGACCGATACCAAGGAG CATGGTGGAAGTCAACGAGAGTTAGAGAGAGTGGACTATCCAGTTGGTCGGCATCCAGAGTTCCGCTACAAGACAGAATTTCAAAGCCACGAGCCTGAG tttgattatttaaagagttTGGAGATTGAGGAGAAAATCAACAAGATCCGGTGGTGTCAAACAGCAAATGGTGCCCTCTTTCTTCTATCTACTAATGACAAAACTATTAAGTATTGGAAG GTCCAAGagaagaaagtaaagaaaataTCTGAAATGAATATTGACTATTCCAAAGCTGCTGGAAATGGCAGTGTAGCCAGTTCGAGTTTATGTTCCAGCCCAAAGCAGTGTCTTGCAAATGGGGGCTATGGAGATAAAGCTTACAGTTGTTTGAGCAATGATTTGTCATTTCCACCTGAAGGGATTTCCTCACTACGTCTGCCTGTG GTGACGAGCAACGAGACCAGCCTTCTTGCAAGGTGTAGAAGAGTGTATGCACATGCTCATGACTACCATATTAATTCTATATCAAATAACAG TGATGGCGAAACGTTCATATCAGCTGATGATCTTCGAATAAACCTTTGGAACTTGGAAATAAGTAATCAAAGTTTCAATATTGTCGATGTCAAGCCAACAAACATGGAAGATCTTACTG AGGTGATAACTTCAGCAGAATTCCATCCTACACATTGTAACACATTAGCTTATAGTAGTTCAAAAGGATCAGTTCGTCTAATAGATTTGCGGCAGTCAGCTTTGTGCGATTCACATTCTAAATT GTTTGAGGAACAGGAAGCACCTGGTTCAAGATCTTTTTTCACTGAGATAATTGCTTCAATTTCAGATATTAAATTTGCGAAGGATGGAAGATACATACTTAGTCGTGACTACATGACCCTTAAG CTATGGGACATAAACATGGATTCTGGTCCAGTTTCAACATTCCAGGTTCATGAATATTTAAGACCAAAG CTTTGTGACTTATACGAGAATGATTCCATCTTTGATAAATTCGAGTGTTGCCTTAGTGGTGATGGTACGCGAGTAGCAACGGGATCTTACAG CAATCTTTTCCGCGTGTTTGGTTGTGCTGCGGGGAGCACTGAAGCAACTACCTTGGAAGCAAGCAAAAACCCTATGAG GCAAGTCCAGACTCCTTCAAGGCCTTCCAGGTCCCTGAGCAGCAGTATAACACGTGTTGTCAGGAGAG GAGCAGATAGTTCAGGTGTTGATGCAAATGGAAACTCATTCGATTTCACAACAAAACTGCTTCATCTGGCATGGCATCCGACTGAAAATTCCATAGCCTGTGCTGCCGCAAACAGCTTGTATATGTATTACGCATAA
- the LOC132039442 gene encoding uncharacterized protein LOC132039442 — protein sequence MSQNSGIIDENVICNCGNSCNVRTSRTVNNPGRRFFGCKMPKEKGGCGYFKWIDPSPEVELLKEKLKEVEEERDTLKHKMKELGGKFDSLKQKLKEIKQVN from the exons ATGTCACAAAATTCAGGGATTAtagatgaaaatgttatttGTAATTGTGGTAATTCTTGTAATGTAAGAACTTCGAGAACAGTTAACAACCCAGGTCGTAGATTTTTTGGTTGCAAGATGCCAAAA GAAAAGGGTGGATGTGGCTATTTTAAATGGATTGATCCTTCTCCAGAGGTTGAGCTTTTGAAGGAGAAGCTTAAAGAGGTTGAAGAAGAGAGGGATACATTGAAACATAAAATGAAGGAACTTGGAGGCAAGTTTGATTCATTGAAacaaaaattgaaggaaatTAAGCAAGTGAATTAG